One window of the Haloarcula halobia genome contains the following:
- a CDS encoding acyl-CoA carboxylase subunit beta — MSRQEDSEDESEDRSAVEELRERRAEARLGGGEARIEAQHEKGKMTARERIDFLVDDGTFNEVDPFVEHRSTNFGMEEKTFPGDAVVTGYGDVDGRKVFVFAHDFTVLGGSVGEVVAEKICKVMDKAIETGVPVIGLNDSGGARIQEGVDSLVGFAKIFERNTKASGLIPQISAIMGPCAGGATYSPALTDFTFMVQDTSHMFITGPDVIETVTGEQVSKEELGGAGSHSSKSGVAHFSYPSEEEALENIRQLLSYLPQNNMEDPPRVKPWDDPEREIPEVTDIVPSAPRKPYDMTKVIDKVVDEQSFFETHANWARNVVVGFARMDGRSVGIVANQPRVSAGTLDIDAAEKAARFIRFCDSFNIPIVSFVDVPGFMPGTDQEHNGIIRRGAKLIYAYAEATVPLLSVVVRKAYGGAYIVMSSKFLGSDVNYAWPGSEMAVLGPRGAVNILYRNEIAEADDPDAKRQALMDEFREEFAHPYGPARRGYLDDVIEPKDTRKRLIDDLELLQRKREDTPPKDHGNIPL; from the coding sequence ATGAGCAGACAGGAAGACTCCGAGGACGAGAGCGAGGACCGAAGCGCCGTCGAGGAACTCCGCGAGCGACGGGCGGAAGCCAGGCTCGGCGGCGGCGAGGCACGCATCGAGGCCCAACACGAGAAGGGCAAGATGACTGCGCGCGAGCGCATCGACTTCCTCGTCGACGACGGGACGTTCAACGAGGTCGACCCCTTCGTCGAACACCGGTCGACGAACTTCGGGATGGAGGAAAAGACGTTCCCCGGCGACGCCGTCGTCACGGGCTACGGCGACGTCGACGGCAGGAAGGTCTTCGTCTTCGCCCACGACTTCACGGTGCTGGGTGGCTCGGTCGGCGAGGTCGTCGCCGAGAAGATCTGCAAGGTGATGGACAAGGCCATCGAGACCGGCGTCCCCGTCATCGGCCTCAACGACTCCGGCGGGGCCCGCATCCAGGAGGGCGTCGACTCGCTGGTCGGGTTCGCCAAGATCTTCGAACGCAACACGAAGGCCAGCGGGCTCATCCCACAGATTTCGGCCATCATGGGCCCGTGTGCCGGCGGCGCGACCTACTCGCCGGCGCTGACGGACTTCACGTTCATGGTCCAGGACACTAGCCACATGTTCATCACGGGGCCGGACGTCATCGAGACGGTCACCGGCGAGCAGGTGTCCAAGGAGGAGCTCGGCGGGGCCGGGTCACACTCCTCGAAGTCCGGCGTCGCCCACTTCTCGTATCCCTCCGAGGAGGAGGCCCTGGAGAACATCCGCCAGCTCCTCTCGTATCTCCCCCAGAACAACATGGAGGACCCGCCGCGGGTCAAGCCGTGGGACGACCCGGAACGCGAGATTCCCGAGGTGACCGACATCGTCCCGTCGGCCCCGCGAAAGCCCTACGACATGACGAAGGTCATCGACAAGGTGGTCGACGAGCAGTCGTTCTTCGAGACCCACGCCAACTGGGCCCGGAACGTCGTCGTCGGGTTCGCCCGGATGGACGGTCGCTCGGTCGGCATCGTCGCGAACCAGCCCCGCGTGAGCGCGGGCACGCTGGACATCGACGCCGCCGAGAAGGCCGCCCGCTTCATCCGCTTCTGTGACTCGTTCAATATCCCCATCGTCTCTTTCGTCGACGTCCCCGGGTTCATGCCCGGCACCGACCAGGAGCACAACGGCATCATCCGCAGAGGGGCGAAGCTCATCTACGCCTACGCCGAGGCCACCGTCCCGCTGCTCTCGGTGGTCGTCCGGAAGGCCTACGGCGGCGCCTACATCGTGATGTCCTCGAAGTTCCTCGGCAGCGACGTCAACTACGCCTGGCCCGGCTCCGAGATGGCCGTGCTGGGCCCGCGGGGCGCGGTCAACATCCTCTACCGGAACGAGATCGCCGAGGCCGACGACCCCGACGCCAAGCGACAGGCGCTGATGGACGAGTTCCGCGAGGAGTTCGCCCATCCCTACGGGCCGGCCCGGCGGGGCTACCTCGACGACGTCATCGAACCGAAGGACACGCGCAAGCGCCTCATCGACGACCTGGAGTTGCTCCAGCGCAAGCGCGAGGACACGCCGCCGAAAGACCACGGCAACATCCCGCTGTAA
- a CDS encoding DUF7560 family zinc ribbon protein, with translation MSGSAGILFVCPECAEHIEVNESMKAAILESGCIVCGTAVSATAFERD, from the coding sequence ATGAGCGGGAGCGCTGGCATCCTCTTTGTCTGCCCGGAGTGCGCAGAGCACATCGAGGTCAACGAGTCGATGAAGGCGGCGATTCTCGAGAGCGGATGCATCGTCTGCGGGACGGCCGTGTCCGCCACCGCCTTCGAGCGCGACTGA
- a CDS encoding helix-turn-helix domain-containing protein codes for MGTGIRAEVRVEPGETCLVARAAARTGTQSRAVRKSVNADEPDRTTVEFMLEGDDHAVDPGADLPDGVDPVFDYGDKTVYRYTRDGTDRCPCDCIETYDCPIADRYVRDGSVFLTFHAPDVGTLQDLVADLRETFPAVDVQRLLRSEGSRDDHDLVFVDRGTLTARQRETLRRAHELGYFEHPKRANASDVADAMGISRPTFSEHLAAAQSKVLDALLAE; via the coding sequence ATGGGGACCGGCATCCGCGCGGAGGTCCGTGTCGAACCCGGGGAGACCTGTCTCGTCGCACGGGCGGCCGCACGGACGGGAACACAGAGCCGAGCGGTCAGGAAGAGCGTCAACGCCGACGAGCCCGACCGGACGACGGTCGAGTTCATGCTCGAGGGTGACGACCACGCCGTCGACCCCGGCGCCGACCTGCCGGACGGCGTCGACCCGGTCTTCGACTACGGGGACAAGACGGTCTACCGGTACACGCGCGACGGGACCGACCGGTGTCCGTGCGACTGCATCGAGACGTACGACTGCCCCATCGCCGACCGCTACGTCCGGGACGGGTCGGTGTTCCTGACCTTCCACGCGCCCGACGTCGGGACGTTACAGGACCTCGTCGCGGACCTCCGCGAGACGTTCCCGGCGGTGGACGTCCAGCGCCTGCTCCGGTCGGAGGGGAGCCGCGACGACCACGACCTCGTGTTCGTCGACCGGGGGACGCTGACGGCCCGGCAGCGAGAGACCCTTCGCAGGGCCCACGAACTGGGCTACTTCGAGCACCCGAAACGGGCCAACGCAAGCGACGTCGCGGACGCGATGGGCATCAGTCGGCCGACGTTCAGCGAGCACCTCGCTGCGGCCCAGTCGAAGGTCCTCGACGCGTTGCTGGCAGAGTGA
- a CDS encoding ArsR/SmtB family transcription factor yields the protein MSSHAHRFEASGPSETRSTAIDESALLSVLTDEKCRGVLRALEADSLTVTELNDELGVPVSTLYRKVDCLVDAGLVEEHTRFRADGNHKSEYVRTVSTVSLDVDLEEFTVTVDDR from the coding sequence ATGTCGTCACACGCGCACCGATTCGAGGCCAGCGGTCCGAGCGAGACACGGAGCACAGCCATCGACGAGTCGGCCCTGCTGTCGGTCCTGACCGACGAGAAGTGTCGGGGAGTCCTTCGCGCACTCGAGGCCGACTCGCTGACCGTAACGGAACTAAACGACGAACTGGGCGTCCCGGTGTCGACGCTCTACCGGAAGGTCGACTGCCTCGTAGACGCCGGACTGGTCGAGGAACACACCCGGTTCCGGGCCGACGGGAACCACAAGAGCGAGTACGTCCGCACCGTCTCGACGGTCTCGCTCGACGTCGACCTCGAGGAGTTCACGGTCACCGTCGACGATCGCTGA
- a CDS encoding beta-ketoacyl-ACP reductase: MYLKDQTCVVTGSSRGIGRGIAEDLAEHGANVVVNYRSSEGEAREVVDTIAEMGQGEAVAVQADVAKHDEVREMRDAVVDEFGAPDVLVNNAGITIDKKFENMSREDWQTVIDVNLGGVFNCTDAFYDDIRDAENGRLINISSVVGQQGNIGQANYATTKSGLFGFTRTLALELAHTGSTANCVAPGFVRTDMLEEVPERVQEKILRNIPLDRFATVEDIASIVRFVAGEESSYMTGQVLGVNGGMEW; this comes from the coding sequence ATGTATCTGAAGGACCAGACCTGTGTCGTCACCGGCTCGTCGCGAGGTATCGGTCGAGGTATCGCCGAGGACCTGGCCGAACACGGCGCCAACGTGGTCGTCAACTACCGGTCCTCCGAGGGGGAAGCCCGCGAGGTAGTCGACACGATAGCGGAGATGGGGCAGGGCGAGGCCGTCGCCGTCCAGGCGGACGTGGCCAAGCACGACGAGGTCCGGGAGATGCGAGACGCCGTGGTGGACGAGTTCGGGGCGCCGGACGTGCTCGTCAACAACGCTGGCATCACCATCGACAAGAAGTTCGAGAACATGTCCCGCGAGGACTGGCAGACCGTCATCGACGTCAACCTCGGCGGCGTGTTCAACTGCACCGACGCCTTCTACGACGACATCCGCGACGCCGAGAACGGGCGACTCATCAACATCTCGAGCGTCGTCGGCCAGCAGGGCAACATCGGGCAGGCCAACTACGCGACGACGAAGTCCGGGCTGTTCGGGTTCACGCGCACGCTCGCACTGGAACTCGCTCACACCGGGTCGACGGCGAACTGCGTCGCGCCCGGGTTCGTCCGCACCGACATGCTGGAGGAAGTCCCCGAGCGGGTCCAGGAGAAGATCCTGCGGAACATCCCGCTGGACCGGTTCGCGACGGTCGAGGACATCGCCTCCATCGTCCGGTTCGTCGCCGGCGAGGAGTCCAGTTACATGACCGGACAGGTGCTGGGCGTCAACGGCGGCATGGAGTGGTAA
- a CDS encoding pyridoxamine 5'-phosphate oxidase family protein: protein MSGEGTVEMTGTEIGRFLETNGFGVLSLAATERPYAIPVSYAYDETRGEFLLRLGHLDTSEKDTFLEESTPARLVVFDGAAGPRSVICDGELTKLEKADLSPHRIEVLGAGETPAFGIWEADKERTDVSVHCLQETELSGRKAVSAGD, encoded by the coding sequence ATGTCAGGGGAGGGGACGGTGGAGATGACGGGGACGGAGATCGGACGGTTTCTCGAGACGAATGGGTTCGGTGTCCTCTCGCTCGCCGCGACGGAGCGGCCGTACGCGATTCCGGTCTCCTACGCGTACGACGAGACACGCGGCGAGTTCCTGCTCCGGCTGGGCCACCTCGATACGAGCGAGAAAGACACCTTCCTCGAGGAGTCGACGCCGGCCCGACTGGTCGTCTTCGACGGGGCAGCGGGGCCACGGAGCGTCATCTGCGACGGCGAACTGACGAAACTCGAGAAGGCTGACCTCTCTCCGCATCGCATCGAGGTCCTGGGAGCGGGCGAGACGCCGGCGTTTGGCATCTGGGAGGCGGACAAAGAGCGCACCGACGTGAGCGTCCACTGCCTGCAAGAGACCGAGCTCTCGGGGCGGAAGGCCGTGTCCGCCGGGGACTGA